The following are encoded together in the Spartinivicinus poritis genome:
- a CDS encoding type II toxin-antitoxin system VapC family toxin — protein sequence MSVLVDTSVWVDHFRNRNNALVNLIQIDLALTHPMVLVELACGTPPAPRAQTLNDIGLLQPANQASLDEVMEFIEREKLYGLGCGLVDTALLASTLITPGAKLWTLDKRLANLAERFDVRYQPNLH from the coding sequence ATGAGCGTGCTTGTTGATACTTCTGTATGGGTAGATCACTTTAGAAACCGAAACAATGCCTTGGTTAATCTTATTCAGATTGACCTAGCACTGACTCACCCTATGGTTTTAGTGGAGCTTGCTTGTGGCACACCTCCAGCCCCCCGTGCTCAAACACTCAACGACATTGGACTTTTACAACCAGCCAATCAAGCTAGCTTGGACGAAGTAATGGAGTTTATCGAGCGTGAAAAGTTGTATGGGTTAGGGTGTGGATTGGTAGATACAGCATTACTGGCATCAACACTGATCACACCAGGTGCTAAATTATGGACACTAGATAAGCGTCTTGCCAATTTAGCTGAGCGTTTTGATGTAAGATACCAGCCC